CCTATTTATGTATATCCCGAGCAAACCGGCTATTATTCGGTTTATGTTGAGGACGCTTGCGGAACATTTGATACTAGTGGAGTTAACATATTTGTATATCCGTTCCCACCTGCTGACGCGCTTCCTGATTCTGTTCAGGGATGTCAGCCGTTTACGGTACATTTTAATGAGATTAACCCGGATAACGGTCAAACATATCTTTGGGATTTTGGAGATAATGAAAATCTTTCGCTTGCGAAAAACCCGGTTCATGTGTACACACATTCAGGAACATTTACAGTTACACTTACAGTTACATCTAAATACGGATGCAAAACAATCAGAACATATACTGACATGATTACTGTTTGGCCTAAACCGGAAGCTCATTTTGTTTGGTCACCAGAATTTGCTTCTATTATTAAGCCTGTTGTACAATTTACTAACATGTCTATCAATGCGGTTAACTACATCTGGACATTTGGAGATGGGGATTCTACAGGAGTTATTAATCCTACACACAAATTCAATGACGCAGGAAGTTATTCGGTTGAGTTAATTGCTATCTCAAATAAAGGGTGTTATGATACGGTTGTTTATCCGGTTGTTATACAAGAAGAATATACATTCTACGCTCCTACTGCATTCTCGCCGGATGGTGATAAAGTTAACGATTTCTTCCTCGGTCTTGCTCATGGAATTAAAGAAACGGGATTTTATATGGCTGTTTACGACAGATGGGGAGAAATTATATGGGATACGAAAATATATAGTGAACTTACAGAACAAACTGAAAAATGGGACGGAAGAGCTAAGAATAACGAGATTGTACCTGTAGGAACTTACACCTGGATTGCTAAGTTTAAAGACAACAGAGGTAATGAACACGAAGCAACAGGAGCTGTTACGGTTGTAAGATAATTAATCGAAATATATTTAAAAAAAGGAATGCTTTAAAAGTGTTCCTTTTTTTATATTATTTATGATGCAATCAGTTATCCTTTTATAAAACTATAATTTGTACCTTTGCAATATTAATAATCACATTATGGAACATAGAGGCGGAAAAAAAACCGTGATAACTAAAGCAAAAAACGGTAACGACAAACCCGCAAGGCAAAAGCCTGCCTTCAAAAAAAATAATTTCAATAAAGATAAGCCTTCAAAACAATCACTTTTTAAGAAAACCGATGATTCGATGAGGCTAAACAGATATCTGGCAAATGCAGGTATTTGCAGCCGGCGTCAGGCAGATGATTATATTTTATCAGGTGTTGTAACTATAAATGGAAAAGTAATTACTGAACTCGGAACTAAAGTTTATCCGGGCGATGTGGTTAAATTTAATAATGAAAGTATACGCCAGGAAAGAAAGGTTTACATTTTATTAAATAAACCTAAAGATTATATAACAACAGCAGAAGATGACCGTGGACGCAAATCTGTACTTGAATTAATACGCGGCGCATGTAAAGAGCGTGTTATGCCTGTAGGTCGTTTAGACCGCAATACAACCGGGATTCTTTTACTTACTAATGATGGTGAACTTGCAGCTAAACTAATTCATCCACGTTCTAATAAGAAAAAAATATATCATGTGTTTCTTGACAAAAACATTAAGAAAGATGATATGGATGCTATTGCAACAGGCATTGAACTTGATGATGGTTTTATTAAAGCAGATGAAATTAACTACGCCGATCCTGTTGATAAAAGTCAGATAGGAATCGAAGTTCACTCTGGTAGAAATCATCTTGTAAGGCGTATATTTGAACATTTCGGATATAAAGTTATTAAACTTGACAGAGTATATTTTGCTGGCTTAACAAAAAAAGCACTACCACGCGGACGCTGGAGATTTCTTACACCTGACGAAGTTAGTATGATAAAAATGGGCGCATTTGAATGATAACAATGGAGAAAATATTCATTTCTCTTTTTTTATTCTTCAATTTGTTTTCATTTTCTGCATTTTCACAATCATATAGAATAACAGGTAAAGTTACTGACGAAATAACTCATGAACCATTAGCATTTGTGAACGTTGTTTACGGTGCAAAAAATTTAGGTACCTCAACAAATATAGATGGTTATTTTTCTTTTCAAACTAATTCTGATAAGGTTACCCTTATATTTAGTTATATTGGTTACTCAAATAAATCTGTTACAATTAACACTTTTGAGCAAAAAGAAACATTAAAAATATCTTTAAAATCAACTTTATTAGATCTTTCTGAGATTACTGTAGTTGCAGGTGAAAACTCTGCACATCGTATTATTAGTGCTGTTATTGAAAATAGAGATAGAAACAATCCTGAAAAAATGGGTTCATTTGCTTACATCTCATATAACAAAATGTATTTTACTATTGATCCTAAAATGAAAGATGCTACTTATGATACAATAAAAGTTACAACAAAAAATCAATCAAAATTTGAAAAATACAGAACTGTAAAAACAAAAGACACATTAACAGATGACTCGCTAACAGATAAAAGTATCGAAGCATTTTTTTCAAAACAACATATTTTTTTAACTGAGACTGTAAGTGAACGAAAATTCTTATTTCCGGATAAAAACCAGGAAAAAGTAATTGCTTCGCGTAGTTCAGGATTGAAACAACCATATTTCATACTTCTAGCAACACAATTACAATCATTTTCTTTTTATACAGATTTAGTTGATGTTGGTGGTAAAAAATATTTGAGTCCTATCGCAAAAACAGCAATAAAAAAATATTTTTACCAAATAGAGGACACCACTTACACTGAATCAAATGACACTGTATTTGTAATTTCATTCAGACCATCAAAAGGAACTTTATTTGACGGACTTAAAGGTGTTATTCAAATTAATTCAAATCATTATGCATTACAATCTGTGAAAGCAGAACCATCTGAAAATAAAGGTGGATTTGATGCAAAAATACAGCAGAAATATGAGTTTATTAACAACACTCAGTGGTTTCCTGTTCAACTAAATACAGATTTAAAATTTTCGGGATTACAAGTCAGCGATCATCCCGACACATTGTTATTAAATGACACAATTGCAGTAATAAGAAATCGTGTTTTACCACTTCTTGGTGTTGGAAAAAGTTATATAGATAAGATAGAAATTAACCCTGATTTAGCTCCAAAACAATTTAATAACATTCAACTCGAAATCACCAAAGATGCTGCAAAACAAGATAGTACATTTTGGACAAAATACCGTACTGAAACTTTAAATGATAAGGAAAAAGAAACATATAAAATAATTGACAGTATTGGTCAGGCAGAACATTTAGACACAAAACTTAAAGTACTCGAGAAACTTACTAAAGGCTATGTTTCGTGGGGTTTTATTAATATTGACTTTGCAAGAATTCTTGCATATAATCATTTTGAAGGGTTAAGACCCTGCTTGGATATTATGACTAATGAAAAAATCTTATCTTGGTTATCTGTTGGCGGATATGGCGCATATGGTATTAAAGACAAAGATTTTAAATATGGTGGGCGATTAAAATTCAGACCAAGTTTACAAAGCGAAACCCAGTTTACAGCTTCATATTCGCACGATGTTAGTGAAGTTGGATCATATTCTATGCTCGAGTATAAATCCTTAACTTCAACTGAATTATACAGACAAATTCTTGTTAACAGAATGGATAAATACGATGAATATAAATCATCACTTTCATTTAGATGGTTACGTTATTTAAAAACTGAAGGTTATGCGAAAATAACATATTACACACCATCATCTGATTATTTCTACAAGTTACTTCCAGACACATTAAAAAACAGTTTTTCATCATCAGAAGCCGGTATAAAATTAAAATATGCATACAAAGAAAAATTCATGAAAACTTTCTTTGGAAAATATTCATTGGGTTCAAAATACCCTGTTATTTTCTTTAATGTTAGTCATGGATTTAAAACCGCAAAAGATAATTTTGAATACTGGAAATACGAAGCAAAAATAAATGCTGATTTTGATTTAAAATTAGCAGGAAAAACATCAATACAATTAAGCTGTGGTTATGTTGACAGAACTTTACCATTAACTTTATTATACAACGGTTACAGTAATTACTCAAAATTTTCAATTGACGCATCAAATACTTTTGCAACAATGAGGATGAATGAATTTTACTCTGATAAATTTGCTTCTGTATTTTTTACACATAATTTTGGAAGATTATTATTTAAAGTAGGAAAATTTCAGCCGAGCATCTCTATTTGCCAGAATATTGGATTTGGTAGTTTAGATAAAAGCGAGCTGCATAAAGGGCTTCAATTTAACACCTTAGAGAATGGATATTACGAATCCGGAATTGTTTTCGGAAATTTATTAACTCAATCAATTGCAGGTTATGGAATAGCTTTTTATTACCGTTGGGGACCATATGGTTTTTTAAAAACAAAAGAAAATTTTACAGTTAAAATATCTATTAAGCTCGGTTAATAAAATAAAACTTATTCGCTTAAAATTTGTTTTGATAATTATAACAATAATTTGAACTTTGTAACTGTTTCTTAATAAGTATAAGATTTAATTAATGAAGATATTTAGTTTTATAATAATACTTTTTTTCTCAATAAATTCTTTTGCTCAGATAAAAGAAGGATTTAGTAAATATGAAGCAAGGGATATGATGGCTCTTTGCTGCAGTTATACCTTTTTAGATATTTATAATACCGATGCTGAAATAATACCACCTAAATATTTAAAAAGATATACATCTGGTATTTTTGGCATGGATAACAAATATCAGATTTACATAAATGATAAAATAGCTGTAATAAATTTAAGAGGTTCAACAGATAAAAAAATCTCTTGGCTTGAAAATTTTAGTTCTGCTATGATTCCTGCCAAGGGCATAATTAAAATTTCTGGAGAGAAATTCGACTATTGTTTTGCAAAAGATTCTAATGCCGCAGTACATGCAGGATATGCATTAGGTTTAGCATATTTGCATAATGATATTTTATACCAAATTAATATACTAAATAAAGAAGGTATTTATAATTTTATTATCACCGGACACAGTCAGGGAGGTGCTTTGGCAAATTTATTAAGAACATATTTAGAGAATCTATCGGGAAATGAAATTTCTAAAGACAATAAATTTAAAACATATTCTTTTGGCGCCCCAATGATAGGCAACAAACAATTTACTGATGAATATAACATAAGGTATTGTATTAACAATACAAGCTTTAATCTAATCAATCCATCTGATCAGGTTCCTCTACTTCCATTAAGTTATAAAGACACAAATTATTTAAAAGATAATATTAAAACTTTGCTTTTTGACTATGAGTCCTTTAGCATTAAAGATGCATTATCAGATGGAGTTGTAAACCTTTTTGAAGGTGGAATTACAAAATCGGTAAACTTGTTTAGCTCATCTGCATCCAAACAAATTGCAAAAGATTTAGGGACATCTGAATTACCTCAATATGTAAAGGACATCAACTATTGCAGATTAGGAAACACAATAAAAATTAATCCGGTAGTTTACCCCAAAATTTTAAAAGACCCGAAAATTCTTAAAAACGATTCTTTAATGAAAATTTTTAAAAAAGGAACTGACGGATATTTTATAAACAAAGAATTATATAAAAAAGAGCCTATGTTTTTTCAACATAAGCCATATAATTATTATACATCTATTCTTAAAAGCAGCTTCCCCGAAGAATATAAATTACTTAAAAATAAATTCCTTCCAGAAAACCTTTAACTTTTACTTTTTATTTTTAGTAATAGTAAGGAGAATAGTAACTATGAGATACCATTGAAACTATAAAAACGATATATAAAATTAACATAATCGTAGAAAAAATAGATACCCATAAACCAATAGTGCTACAAGTTTTTGCTGTTCGTAAGATATTTAATGATTTT
The window above is part of the Bacteroidia bacterium genome. Proteins encoded here:
- a CDS encoding rRNA pseudouridine synthase; this translates as MEHRGGKKTVITKAKNGNDKPARQKPAFKKNNFNKDKPSKQSLFKKTDDSMRLNRYLANAGICSRRQADDYILSGVVTINGKVITELGTKVYPGDVVKFNNESIRQERKVYILLNKPKDYITTAEDDRGRKSVLELIRGACKERVMPVGRLDRNTTGILLLTNDGELAAKLIHPRSNKKKIYHVFLDKNIKKDDMDAIATGIELDDGFIKADEINYADPVDKSQIGIEVHSGRNHLVRRIFEHFGYKVIKLDRVYFAGLTKKALPRGRWRFLTPDEVSMIKMGAFE
- a CDS encoding carboxypeptidase-like regulatory domain-containing protein, yielding MEKIFISLFLFFNLFSFSAFSQSYRITGKVTDEITHEPLAFVNVVYGAKNLGTSTNIDGYFSFQTNSDKVTLIFSYIGYSNKSVTINTFEQKETLKISLKSTLLDLSEITVVAGENSAHRIISAVIENRDRNNPEKMGSFAYISYNKMYFTIDPKMKDATYDTIKVTTKNQSKFEKYRTVKTKDTLTDDSLTDKSIEAFFSKQHIFLTETVSERKFLFPDKNQEKVIASRSSGLKQPYFILLATQLQSFSFYTDLVDVGGKKYLSPIAKTAIKKYFYQIEDTTYTESNDTVFVISFRPSKGTLFDGLKGVIQINSNHYALQSVKAEPSENKGGFDAKIQQKYEFINNTQWFPVQLNTDLKFSGLQVSDHPDTLLLNDTIAVIRNRVLPLLGVGKSYIDKIEINPDLAPKQFNNIQLEITKDAAKQDSTFWTKYRTETLNDKEKETYKIIDSIGQAEHLDTKLKVLEKLTKGYVSWGFINIDFARILAYNHFEGLRPCLDIMTNEKILSWLSVGGYGAYGIKDKDFKYGGRLKFRPSLQSETQFTASYSHDVSEVGSYSMLEYKSLTSTELYRQILVNRMDKYDEYKSSLSFRWLRYLKTEGYAKITYYTPSSDYFYKLLPDTLKNSFSSSEAGIKLKYAYKEKFMKTFFGKYSLGSKYPVIFFNVSHGFKTAKDNFEYWKYEAKINADFDLKLAGKTSIQLSCGYVDRTLPLTLLYNGYSNYSKFSIDASNTFATMRMNEFYSDKFASVFFTHNFGRLLFKVGKFQPSISICQNIGFGSLDKSELHKGLQFNTLENGYYESGIVFGNLLTQSIAGYGIAFYYRWGPYGFLKTKENFTVKISIKLG